In Diabrotica undecimpunctata isolate CICGRU chromosome 4, icDiaUnde3, whole genome shotgun sequence, a single genomic region encodes these proteins:
- the HDAC1 gene encoding histone deacetylase HDAC1, translating into MSTQPHSRKRVCYYYDSDIGNYYYGQGHPMKPHRIRMTHNLLLNYGLYRKMEIYRPHKATAEEMTKFHSDDYIRFLRSIRPDNMSEYNKQMQRFNVGEDCPVFDGLYEFCQLSAGGSVAAAVKLNKQASEICINWGGGLHHAKKSEASGFCYVNDIVLGILELLKYHQRVLYIDIDVHHGDGVEEAFYTTDRVMTVSFHKYGEYFPGTGDLRDIGAGKGKYYAVNIPLRDGMDDEAYESIFVPIISKVMETFQPSAVVLQCGADSLTGDRLGCFNLTVKGHGKCVEFVKKYNLPFMMVGGGGYTIRNVSRAWTYETSVALGVEIANELPYNDYFEYFGPDFKLHISPSNMANQNTPEYLEKIKTRLFENLRMLPHAPGVQVQAIPEDAINEESDNEDKVDKDERLPQKDLDKRIVPENEFSDSEDEGEGDRRDNRSYKGRKRPRLDKGGENKEEDKIKDEIKAEKGEEGIMKSSPDETKKLLGPTP; encoded by the exons atGTCGACTCAACCACACAGTAGAAAACGTGTATGCTACTATTATGACA GCGATATTGGAAATTATTACTACGGACAAGGACATCCAATGAAACCACATCGCATACGTATGACTCACAATTTGCTTCTTAATTATGGACTCTATAGGAAAATGGAAATTTAT AGACCCCATAAAGCTACCGCGGAAGAGATGACCAAATTTCATTCAGATGATTATATTAGATTTTTAAGATCAATTCGTCCAGACAATATGTCAGAATACAACAAACAAATGCAGAGATTTAATGTTGGAGAAGACTGTCCTGTATTTGATGGCTTATATGAATTTTGTCAACTATCTGCTGGGGGATCAGTGGCAGCTGCAGTAAAACTTAATAAACAAGCCTCAGAAATATGCATTAATTGGGGAGGTGGACTTCATCATGCCAAAAAATCAGAAGCTTCAGGGTTTTGTTATGTCAATGATATTGTACTAGGTATATTAGAACTTTTAAAGTATCATCAACGTGTTTtgtatattgatattgatgtccATCATGGAGATGGTGTTGAAGAAGCCTTTTATACTACTGATAGAGTCATGACTGTTTCATTCCACAAATATGGCGAATATTTCCCAGGTACAGGTGATTTACGAGACATTGGTGCAGGAAAGGGTAAATACTATGCAGTGAATATTCCTCTAAGAGATGGAATGGATGATGAAGCATATGAAAGTATATTTGTACCAATTATAAGTAAAGTTATGGAAACTTTTCAACCTAGTGCAGTAGTTTTACAATGTGGGGCAGACTCTTTAACAGGAGATCGTCTAGGTTGCTTTAATCTGACAGTGAAAGGACATGGCAAATGTgttgaatttgtaaaaaaatataacttaccaTTCATGATGGTAGGAGGGGGTGGTTACACGATCAGAAATGTTTCTAGAGCTTGGACTTATGAAACATCAGTAGCTCTTGGTGTAGAAATTGCAAATGAACTTCCATATAATGACTACTTTGAATACTTTGGACCTGACTTTAAACTTCATATCAGCCCAAGCAATATGGCCAATCAAAACACCCCTGAATATTTAGAGAAAATTAAAACAAGACTTTTTGAAAATTTGAGAATGTTACCTCATGCCCCTGGAGTACAAGTACAGGCTATTCCAGAAGATGCAATTAACGAAGAATCTGACAATGAGGATAAAGTTGATAAAGATGAACGATTGCCACAGAAAGATTTGGATAAAAGAATTGTTCCTGAAAACGAATTTTCTGACAGTGAAGATGAGGGAGAAGGAGATAGACGAGACAATAGAAGTTACAAAGGTAGAAAACGTCCACGGTTAGATAAAGGGGGAGAAAacaaagaagaagataagattaAAGATGAAATCAAGGCAGAAAAAG